In Arthrobacter sp. B3I9, the following are encoded in one genomic region:
- a CDS encoding histidine phosphatase family protein: protein MTLTTFALIRHGQTDWNAQRRLQGSSDIPLNNVGRGQAREAVAALSGYEWDAVVSSPLSRAAETADLIAAGLGISVTRRVPELTERDFGPAEGLQDGPELDALRTTDGFLGAESDDDAAARGLAALEALAEEFRGSRVLVVAHGTLIRLTLGRAIGRPVESIDNAVLNLAHHHAVDGWQLEYLNGEPWAAAPVG, encoded by the coding sequence ATGACCCTTACGACCTTCGCGCTCATCCGCCATGGCCAAACCGACTGGAACGCGCAGCGCCGTCTGCAAGGATCCAGCGACATTCCGCTGAACAACGTCGGACGTGGCCAGGCCCGGGAGGCCGTCGCCGCCCTTTCCGGCTACGAGTGGGACGCCGTGGTGTCCTCACCGCTGAGCCGTGCCGCCGAAACCGCCGACCTCATCGCCGCAGGGCTCGGAATCAGCGTGACCCGGCGCGTCCCGGAACTCACCGAGCGCGACTTCGGGCCGGCCGAAGGACTGCAGGACGGCCCCGAACTGGACGCCCTGCGCACCACCGACGGTTTCCTCGGAGCCGAAAGCGACGACGACGCGGCCGCCCGCGGGCTGGCTGCACTGGAAGCGCTGGCCGAGGAATTCCGCGGCAGCCGCGTCCTGGTGGTCGCCCACGGAACCCTCATCCGGTTGACCCTTGGGCGCGCGATCGGCCGCCCAGTGGAGAGCATCGATAACGCCGTGCTGAACCTCGCCCACCACCACGCCGTCGACGGCTGGCAGCTCGAGTACCTCAACGGTGAGCCGTGGGCCGCGGCACCCGTCGGCTGA
- a CDS encoding FAD-binding oxidoreductase, translated as MSTMHQAEQDGEKDRALQELRRHLAGQVIEPQDPLYDEARAVWNGMIDVRPRAVIRAGAVGDIHPVLHTARSTGLPLAVRGGGHNIAGHGTVEGGLVLDLSQLRNVAVDVDKRLVVVEPGATLADVDRATAAHGLAVPLGVISATGVAGLTLGGGVGWLTRSNGLSLDNLDCADVITATGEHLHASEQQNPELFWGLRGGGGNFGVVSSFTFRARTLPADVLGGNFFYRPTRWKSALSAFARWTQDLPEEMNPIISFLVLPPDMEMGTEPWMIIGFAWASENHPPGLELIGQLRQSAPPDAEEVGPTAWLEWQSAMDALFPKGSRGYWKNMSFSRMDDAAIDVLVSFASEVTWSGTGIDIHHMEGAFGRVPEEATAFPNRSAKYWLNIYGFWQDPAEDERLSAFARKAHALMQPFGEHGQYVNFLGAEIGQDPIEAARQAYGPETYDRLVDLKNRFDPQNLFRLNHNIVPAPAGGA; from the coding sequence ATGAGCACAATGCACCAGGCGGAGCAGGACGGCGAAAAGGACCGTGCCCTGCAGGAGTTGCGCAGGCACCTGGCGGGGCAGGTGATCGAACCGCAGGATCCGCTGTACGACGAGGCCCGTGCGGTATGGAACGGCATGATCGACGTGCGTCCGCGGGCCGTCATCCGGGCGGGAGCCGTCGGGGACATCCACCCGGTCCTGCACACAGCCCGCAGCACTGGCCTGCCGCTTGCCGTGCGCGGCGGGGGGCACAACATCGCCGGCCATGGCACCGTGGAAGGCGGCCTCGTGCTGGATCTCAGCCAGTTGCGCAATGTGGCTGTCGACGTCGACAAGCGGCTCGTCGTCGTCGAGCCCGGGGCGACCTTGGCAGACGTGGACCGGGCCACGGCCGCACACGGACTCGCCGTGCCGCTTGGGGTGATCAGCGCAACGGGGGTTGCCGGGCTGACCCTCGGCGGAGGGGTGGGCTGGCTGACCCGGTCCAACGGGCTGAGCCTGGACAACCTGGACTGCGCCGACGTCATCACCGCCACCGGAGAGCACCTGCATGCCAGCGAACAGCAAAACCCCGAGCTGTTCTGGGGGCTCCGCGGCGGGGGCGGCAACTTCGGGGTGGTCTCGTCCTTCACGTTCCGCGCCCGGACGCTGCCTGCTGATGTGCTGGGGGGAAACTTCTTCTACCGCCCCACGCGCTGGAAGAGCGCGCTGAGCGCCTTCGCCCGGTGGACGCAGGACCTACCCGAGGAGATGAACCCGATCATCTCCTTCCTCGTGCTCCCACCCGACATGGAGATGGGCACTGAGCCGTGGATGATCATCGGTTTCGCCTGGGCTTCGGAAAACCACCCGCCCGGGCTCGAGCTGATCGGGCAGTTGCGCCAGTCCGCGCCCCCAGACGCGGAGGAAGTGGGGCCGACCGCCTGGCTGGAGTGGCAGTCCGCCATGGACGCTCTCTTTCCCAAAGGCTCCCGGGGGTACTGGAAAAACATGTCGTTCTCCCGGATGGACGATGCGGCCATTGACGTTCTGGTCAGTTTCGCCTCTGAGGTGACATGGTCCGGGACCGGGATCGATATCCACCACATGGAAGGGGCCTTCGGGCGTGTGCCCGAGGAAGCTACAGCGTTTCCCAACCGCTCGGCAAAGTACTGGCTGAATATCTACGGCTTCTGGCAGGACCCGGCGGAGGACGAGCGGCTGAGCGCGTTCGCGCGGAAGGCCCACGCTCTCATGCAGCCGTTCGGCGAGCACGGCCAGTATGTCAACTTCCTCGGCGCAGAAATCGGACAAGACCCCATCGAGGCCGCACGGCAGGCCTACGGCCCCGAAACATATGACCGACTGGTGGACCTGAAGAACCGCTTCGACCCGCAAAACCTCTTCCGCCTCAACCACAACATCGTGCCGGCCCCCGCCGGAGGGGCCTAA
- a CDS encoding alpha/beta fold hydrolase, with protein MGRYVKAGELEIWTEQIGEGPDVLLIGGLGDTVESWQFQLDGLADRYRLTAFDNRGAGRTAMPEGQPTVEAMADDAAAVLRGLGSPPAHVAGFSGGSIIAQELALRHPELVRSLVLQSTWPAMDQYMKSLCRSIHWQATLAPDERAFLEFFFLLVYTPRAHNSGMVSQIIDDALAFPYPQSTSDFLKFLDAFVAHETASRLGQIKAPTLVLAGGVDPMSRPELGAAVAHRIPGAQFEVMPEESHQPFQEVPDVWNARVDEFWQEAERLHSETTGS; from the coding sequence GTGGGGCGGTATGTGAAAGCCGGGGAGCTGGAGATCTGGACGGAGCAGATCGGCGAGGGGCCGGATGTCCTGCTGATCGGCGGCCTTGGGGACACCGTGGAGTCCTGGCAGTTCCAGCTGGACGGGCTGGCGGACCGCTACAGGCTGACGGCGTTCGATAACCGGGGGGCCGGCCGCACGGCGATGCCGGAGGGGCAACCCACTGTCGAGGCCATGGCGGACGACGCGGCTGCGGTGCTGCGTGGTCTCGGCAGTCCTCCAGCGCATGTCGCAGGGTTTTCCGGCGGCAGCATCATCGCCCAGGAGCTTGCCCTGCGGCACCCGGAGCTGGTGCGAAGCCTGGTGCTGCAGAGCACGTGGCCGGCAATGGACCAGTACATGAAGTCGCTCTGCCGGTCCATCCACTGGCAGGCCACGCTGGCACCGGACGAGCGCGCATTCCTGGAGTTCTTCTTCCTGCTGGTCTATACGCCACGGGCACACAACAGCGGGATGGTCAGCCAAATTATCGACGACGCCCTCGCCTTCCCTTATCCCCAGTCCACGAGCGATTTCCTAAAGTTCCTGGACGCGTTCGTGGCCCACGAGACGGCCAGCCGTCTGGGGCAGATCAAAGCGCCCACCCTTGTCCTGGCCGGGGGAGTGGATCCGATGAGCCGGCCGGAACTGGGTGCAGCCGTAGCCCATCGGATACCGGGTGCGCAGTTCGAGGTGATGCCGGAGGAATCCCACCAGCCGTTCCAGGAGGTCCCGGACGTGTGGAATGCGCGCGTGGACGAGTTCTGGCAGGAGGCGGAGCGGCTGCACTCGGAAACGACCGGAAGCTGA
- a CDS encoding cation diffusion facilitator family transporter — MSTHSDHPHSSSTGSQVDVDKQDQGHDGHGHDRHDHGHDHGHGHDHGHGHAHSHDHGGHGHEHGHGHSHTHPTGIKGFFYGLFVPHTHDAVDSIDDALEASEQGVRALKISLFMLLGTSVLQFIVVLGSGSVALLADTIHNFSDALTAVPLWVAFILARRPATRRYTYGFGRAEDLAGLFIVAVVALSALVAGWQSVDRLLNPQPLQNLWWVAAAGLVGFAGNEAVAIYRIRVGRKIGSAALVADGVHARMDGFTSLAVVLGVIGVWAGFPLADPIVGLLIAVAIIILLWGTIRSIGRRLMDGIEPDLLDRAQAALTATPGVDAVPALQLRWIGHRIQGNATIQVADMPVSAAEQIVRDAQRRVRRALPHLDSIVIRTTAGHEHGEVDLADSTSADMHAL, encoded by the coding sequence ATGAGCACGCACAGCGATCACCCCCATTCCAGCTCGACCGGGTCCCAGGTCGACGTCGACAAGCAGGACCAGGGTCACGACGGACACGGGCACGACCGGCACGACCACGGCCACGACCACGGCCACGGCCACGACCACGGCCATGGCCACGCGCACTCCCACGATCATGGCGGGCACGGTCACGAGCATGGCCACGGTCATTCCCACACCCACCCGACGGGAATCAAGGGCTTCTTTTACGGCTTGTTCGTTCCGCATACCCACGACGCCGTGGACTCCATCGACGACGCACTGGAGGCGAGCGAGCAAGGCGTCCGGGCGCTGAAGATCAGCCTCTTCATGCTGCTTGGCACCAGCGTCCTGCAATTCATCGTGGTGCTCGGAAGCGGCTCGGTGGCTTTGCTCGCCGACACCATTCACAACTTCTCTGACGCTTTGACTGCGGTGCCGCTGTGGGTTGCGTTCATCCTCGCCCGCCGGCCGGCAACCCGGCGCTACACCTACGGCTTCGGCAGGGCCGAAGACCTGGCCGGCCTCTTCATCGTTGCCGTCGTCGCGCTCTCAGCACTTGTTGCCGGCTGGCAGTCTGTCGATCGGCTGCTCAATCCTCAGCCCCTGCAGAACCTCTGGTGGGTGGCCGCAGCGGGCCTGGTCGGCTTCGCGGGCAACGAAGCTGTGGCTATCTACCGCATCCGGGTAGGCCGGAAGATCGGCTCTGCCGCTTTAGTTGCCGACGGTGTCCACGCCCGCATGGACGGATTCACCTCCCTGGCCGTGGTGCTGGGAGTGATCGGCGTCTGGGCCGGCTTCCCGCTGGCCGACCCGATTGTGGGTCTGCTGATCGCCGTCGCCATCATCATCCTGCTGTGGGGCACCATCCGGAGCATCGGCCGGCGTCTGATGGACGGCATCGAGCCCGACCTTCTCGATCGTGCACAGGCGGCGCTCACGGCCACGCCCGGTGTGGACGCGGTGCCGGCGTTGCAGCTGCGCTGGATCGGACACCGAATCCAGGGCAACGCAACCATCCAGGTGGCTGACATGCCGGTTTCCGCAGCTGAGCAGATTGTGCGGGACGCCCAGCGCCGGGTGAGGCGAGCCCTGCCCCATCTGGACAGCATCGTCATCCGGACAACTGCCGGACATGAGCACGGCGAAGTGGACCTGGCCGACTCAACGTCCGCTGACATGCACGCTCTGTGA
- a CDS encoding VOC family protein yields MLTDSNILAVLPAKDIDRAKDFYRDKLGMEPSDSMEEGSAIYRCGNGTGFLIYQTENAGTAKNTQMGWETDNLEREMEDLRGRGVVFEEYDFPGLKTENGIATNDWGKAAWFLDSEGNILNLSQRT; encoded by the coding sequence ATGCTCACGGATTCAAACATTCTGGCTGTCCTCCCCGCGAAGGACATCGACAGGGCGAAGGATTTCTACCGGGACAAGCTGGGCATGGAACCCTCCGATTCCATGGAAGAGGGCAGCGCCATTTACCGCTGCGGGAACGGAACAGGGTTCCTGATTTACCAGACGGAGAATGCAGGGACAGCCAAGAACACCCAGATGGGCTGGGAAACGGACAACCTCGAACGCGAGATGGAGGATCTGCGAGGCCGCGGCGTCGTTTTCGAAGAATATGATTTCCCCGGCCTGAAGACGGAGAACGGGATTGCCACCAATGATTGGGGAAAGGCAGCCTGGTTCCTGGACAGCGAGGGCAACATTCTCAACCTCTCCCAGCGCACGTAG